One Granulicella sp. 5B5 DNA window includes the following coding sequences:
- a CDS encoding GatB/YqeY domain-containing protein — protein sequence MATIGDQLGKDIITAMKAKEGDKLTTLRMVKAAFKSKEIDKREPLTDAEEQAIVTTMLKQRRESVEQFTKGGRPELAAKEQVEIALIDSYMPQAAGEDEIRAIITAAVDQVAANNGGTRPSQRDMGAVMKVAQQHILASGIRADGRLVSEIVKAELVK from the coding sequence ATGGCAACGATCGGCGATCAGCTTGGCAAGGACATCATCACGGCAATGAAAGCCAAGGAGGGCGACAAGCTCACGACCCTGCGCATGGTGAAGGCCGCGTTCAAGAGCAAGGAGATCGACAAGCGCGAGCCGCTGACCGATGCGGAGGAGCAGGCCATTGTGACCACCATGTTGAAGCAGCGGCGTGAGTCGGTGGAGCAGTTCACCAAGGGAGGCCGGCCCGAGCTTGCAGCGAAGGAGCAGGTGGAGATCGCACTGATCGACTCCTACATGCCCCAGGCTGCGGGTGAAGACGAGATTCGCGCCATCATTACTGCTGCGGTCGATCAGGTAGCCGCCAACAACGGCGGCACGCGCCCCAGCCAGCGCGATATGGGCGCAGTGATGAAGGTTGCCCAACAGCATATTCTGGCGAGCGGCATCCGCGCCGATGGCAGGCTGGTGAGCGAGATCGTGAAAGCCGAGCTGGTGAAGTAG
- the dnaB gene encoding replicative DNA helicase has product MPDPMDNGLPASVQTEITVLGAMLLDAVAITDATAKLHAEDFMLDSHQRIYRVMVDLMAIGHAVDLITVMDALSKRRELDSIGGAAYLSFLTEGIPRNPNIESYVRIVKDKSLLRQLLGIFNEGMVAASDQSEDATVVLSNVEAKLAEVADSAIQRGFSGIPEIVANSFGSIDALYEQGREVTGLATHYIEFDKMTSGLQNSELIIIAARPSMGKTAWAINIAQNCAVRDQKVVAVFSLEMSKESLLRRMLASEAMVGSRKLQTGFIPREDKGKLIAALDRLMSSKMFVDDTPGITLAEMRAKARRLRQQEGALDLIVIDYLQLMTGPKSGGKGSENRTQEVSAISRGLKALAKELGVPVIALSQLSRGSEQRTGDKKPLLSDLRESGSIEQDADVVAFIHREEYYDRENEDIKGQAEIIIAKQRNGPTGTVKLAYLSDFTRFENLDTTHADTGGDAY; this is encoded by the coding sequence ATGCCCGACCCGATGGACAACGGACTGCCCGCATCCGTGCAGACCGAAATCACCGTCCTCGGCGCGATGCTGCTCGACGCGGTCGCGATCACCGATGCTACCGCGAAGCTGCATGCTGAAGATTTCATGCTCGACTCGCACCAGCGCATCTACCGTGTGATGGTGGACCTCATGGCCATCGGCCATGCCGTCGATCTCATCACCGTCATGGATGCTCTCTCCAAGCGTCGCGAGCTCGACTCCATCGGCGGCGCGGCCTACCTCTCATTCCTCACCGAGGGCATCCCACGCAATCCCAACATCGAGAGCTACGTCCGCATCGTCAAGGACAAGAGCCTCCTCCGCCAGCTTCTCGGCATCTTCAACGAAGGCATGGTCGCCGCCAGCGACCAGAGCGAAGACGCCACCGTCGTTCTCTCGAACGTCGAAGCCAAGCTCGCTGAGGTCGCGGACTCCGCTATCCAGCGCGGCTTCTCCGGCATTCCCGAGATCGTCGCCAACTCCTTCGGCTCCATCGACGCTCTCTACGAGCAGGGCCGCGAGGTCACCGGTCTCGCCACGCACTACATTGAGTTCGACAAGATGACCTCGGGCCTCCAGAACTCCGAGCTCATCATCATCGCCGCGCGCCCTTCCATGGGCAAAACAGCGTGGGCCATCAACATCGCCCAGAACTGCGCCGTCCGCGATCAGAAGGTCGTTGCGGTCTTCTCACTCGAAATGTCGAAGGAGTCGCTCCTCCGACGCATGCTCGCCTCAGAAGCGATGGTCGGCAGCCGCAAGTTGCAGACCGGCTTCATCCCGCGCGAAGACAAGGGCAAGCTCATCGCCGCGCTTGACCGCCTCATGAGCTCCAAGATGTTCGTCGACGACACCCCCGGCATCACGCTCGCGGAGATGCGCGCGAAGGCCCGCCGCCTGCGCCAGCAGGAGGGCGCACTAGACCTCATCGTCATCGACTATCTCCAACTGATGACCGGCCCTAAGTCTGGCGGCAAGGGCTCTGAAAACCGCACGCAGGAGGTCAGCGCCATCTCGCGCGGGCTCAAGGCGCTGGCGAAGGAACTCGGTGTGCCCGTCATCGCGCTCTCGCAGCTCTCGCGTGGCAGTGAACAGCGCACCGGCGACAAGAAGCCGCTCCTCAGCGATCTCCGCGAATCCGGCTCCATCGAGCAGGATGCCGACGTCGTCGCCTTCATCCACCGCGAGGAGTACTACGACCGCGAGAACGAAGACATCAAGGGGCAGGCCGAGATCATCATCGCCAAGCAGCGTAACGGCCCCACCGGCACGGTTAAGCTCGCCTATCTCTCAGACTTCACCCGCTTCGAAAACCTCGACACCACCCACGCTGACACTGGCGGCGACGCCTACTAA
- a CDS encoding sigma-70 family RNA polymerase sigma factor, giving the protein MLLKQETTGRGKRLAAAHAMSTQSLTTLLERRASFLGFVQRRVGDRALAEDILQAAYMRALEHMGSLREEQSATAWFYSVLRNAVIDHHRRSTTESGALSRLAVELGSEEPSTADPSTQKFVCGCIAHVLPMLRPAYAEVLREVDLDEASLGEYARRHGLSTGNAAVRAHRARAALRKELARFCGACSVHACLDCICKRPDVSQV; this is encoded by the coding sequence GTGCTGCTAAAACAGGAGACGACGGGGCGCGGTAAGCGCCTCGCCGCCGCACACGCCATGAGCACACAGAGCCTCACAACCCTGCTGGAGCGCCGCGCGAGCTTTCTCGGCTTCGTGCAGCGGCGCGTCGGCGACCGCGCGCTTGCAGAAGACATTCTGCAGGCGGCGTACATGCGCGCATTGGAGCATATGGGTTCGCTCCGTGAGGAACAGTCTGCAACAGCGTGGTTCTACAGCGTGCTGCGCAACGCGGTCATCGACCACCACCGCCGCAGCACCACGGAGAGCGGCGCGCTGAGCAGGCTCGCAGTGGAGCTCGGCAGCGAGGAGCCCTCAACTGCAGACCCTTCCACGCAGAAGTTCGTCTGCGGGTGCATCGCACACGTGCTGCCCATGCTGCGCCCGGCCTATGCCGAGGTGCTGCGCGAGGTGGACCTCGATGAAGCGTCACTCGGTGAGTACGCGCGTCGGCACGGGCTATCTACGGGCAACGCGGCCGTACGCGCACATCGCGCAAGGGCAGCGCTGCGCAAGGAGCTGGCGCGCTTCTGCGGTGCGTGTTCTGTGCATGCGTGTCTCGATTGCATATGCAAACGGCCTGACGTAAGTCAGGTCTAA
- a CDS encoding PepSY-associated TM helix domain-containing protein — MSFLATLRDHPRKLWIRRALFQIHLWAGVVLSLYLIVISLSGSVLVFEDELTGTTLPHGLSAFDANHVATIPQVVAAFHKQHHDADIDLITVPTKTVPAFQLNVHFPGGQAIHFVADPLTGQSYKQGRTWVQWVHDLHVSLLLNENYGMQVNAVGAAVLLLLVLTGVVLWWPGLRAWTRGLRVNFQANWRRINFDLHNAIGFWTLTLVFWWAFSGVYFGFYRQVAAVVNAVAPLRNMRPPIALAASGSTVRLPLEQIVGVAQSASLSGRLYSLSNPSLVEPVVYASMDLRGPGNFLYRDIVQIDASDGRVLSIWHYSYKHGFGDWILWLMQPLHFGTMWGTTIKVIWAASGLALALLTITGLLMYWNRVLRRSLSR, encoded by the coding sequence ATGTCTTTTCTGGCGACACTTCGCGATCATCCTCGCAAGCTCTGGATACGGAGGGCGCTGTTCCAGATCCATCTCTGGGCGGGTGTGGTATTGTCGCTCTACCTGATCGTCATTTCTCTCTCAGGGTCTGTGCTCGTGTTCGAAGATGAGCTCACGGGCACAACCCTCCCACATGGCCTCTCCGCCTTCGATGCGAACCACGTAGCAACGATCCCGCAGGTGGTCGCGGCATTTCACAAACAACACCATGACGCTGACATTGACCTGATTACCGTACCTACGAAGACGGTCCCGGCGTTCCAACTGAATGTTCACTTCCCAGGTGGCCAGGCTATCCATTTCGTTGCTGATCCTCTCACCGGACAGAGTTATAAGCAAGGACGAACCTGGGTGCAGTGGGTCCACGATCTGCATGTCTCTTTGCTGCTAAACGAGAACTACGGTATGCAAGTCAATGCCGTTGGTGCGGCCGTACTGCTCCTGCTGGTCCTTACAGGCGTCGTGTTATGGTGGCCGGGCCTTCGCGCCTGGACTCGCGGTCTGCGCGTGAACTTTCAAGCCAACTGGCGGCGCATCAATTTTGACCTTCACAACGCCATCGGCTTCTGGACGCTGACGCTCGTCTTCTGGTGGGCATTCTCGGGAGTGTACTTCGGCTTCTACAGGCAGGTCGCGGCTGTCGTAAACGCCGTTGCGCCACTCCGCAATATGCGCCCTCCGATTGCCCTCGCAGCTTCCGGAAGCACGGTTCGCTTGCCGCTCGAACAGATCGTCGGTGTGGCGCAATCCGCATCACTGAGTGGCCGCCTCTACAGCCTCAGCAACCCCTCGTTAGTTGAGCCCGTCGTCTATGCATCGATGGATCTTCGTGGTCCGGGAAATTTCCTGTACCGGGATATAGTGCAGATCGATGCCTCAGACGGTCGCGTTTTGAGCATCTGGCACTATAGCTATAAGCACGGTTTCGGTGACTGGATTCTCTGGCTGATGCAGCCGCTCCACTTTGGAACCATGTGGGGCACCACAATCAAAGTTATCTGGGCTGCTTCGGGTTTAGCTCTTGCGCTTCTGACCATCACTGGTTTGCTTATGTACTGGAACAGGGTGCTTCGGCGATCGCTCTCGCGTTAA
- a CDS encoding L,D-transpeptidase family protein has translation MARLSQSLPQYFTLRRQRSPCAHWHHVFQGPHFRGFSSVTTHRSTSLRSLALALSVATLALVGCKHHAKVTSIFSSTDYPGQLEALMTSPQLPVLRWPNYSNYQPQVQSFYSGHDGDLAWVSGDDPTSTEATPAAKQMIDLFLHADLKGLCPDDYDGPRWQERLDRLAKIRATKDSSTDAQRDVAQFDLAMTVSAIRYLDDLHLGRINPQALNFDIDVPTKRASFDVVKLINDQILSNPDVASAVAAIEPQNSLYKATEAALPRYLTLAKMQSADPPEPLPSLSAGVKPLVPGDHYAGAEALLARLQLEGDAPADDISPPAADASAPVPRPAKPASTVYTKELSEAVKHFQERNGLEVDGKLGQGTITALNVTMAQDVQKMDDTLERFRWLPDNYQQPRVLVNLPEFMLRAYGPDHTLAFTMRVVDGEAKGFHDTPMFVRLMRYVVFRPYWNLPPSIIKKEIVPHLQKNGMGYLAAHGYEVTTRNGTVVPNATLSDIAHLRYTVRQKPGPQNSLGLVKFLFPNEYDVYMHSTPELALFGLSRRDKSHGCVRLQHADQMALWVLGGDQKDPENQTTWDADSVHDAMNDEDKNNKTVGLRTPLPVVLAYMTALADEDGNMHFFNDIYGYDKDLETALAKGRPYPQGTVKINPKLTPGETE, from the coding sequence ATGGCACGGCTCTCGCAATCTCTGCCGCAGTACTTCACCCTACGACGACAGCGCAGTCCATGCGCGCACTGGCACCACGTCTTTCAGGGCCCGCACTTCCGAGGCTTCTCATCTGTGACTACGCACCGCTCCACGTCTCTCCGCTCCCTGGCCCTTGCACTGTCTGTTGCCACACTGGCGCTTGTCGGCTGTAAGCACCATGCCAAGGTCACCTCGATTTTTTCGAGCACGGATTATCCGGGCCAGCTTGAGGCGCTGATGACCTCGCCGCAGCTACCTGTGCTGCGCTGGCCGAACTACAGCAACTATCAGCCGCAGGTGCAGAGTTTTTACTCCGGCCACGACGGCGACCTGGCGTGGGTGAGCGGGGATGACCCTACCAGCACGGAAGCCACGCCTGCGGCGAAGCAGATGATCGACCTGTTCCTCCATGCCGACCTGAAGGGGTTGTGCCCGGACGACTATGACGGGCCGCGTTGGCAGGAGAGGCTGGACCGGCTGGCGAAGATCCGCGCGACGAAGGACTCCTCGACCGACGCGCAACGCGATGTGGCGCAGTTCGACCTTGCGATGACGGTGTCGGCGATTCGCTATCTCGACGACCTGCATCTCGGGCGCATCAATCCGCAGGCGCTGAACTTCGATATCGATGTGCCGACGAAGCGCGCGAGCTTCGACGTGGTGAAGCTGATCAATGATCAGATCTTGAGCAACCCCGATGTGGCTTCGGCTGTGGCTGCGATCGAGCCCCAGAACTCGCTGTACAAGGCCACGGAAGCTGCCCTGCCGCGCTACCTGACGTTGGCGAAGATGCAGAGCGCTGACCCGCCAGAGCCACTGCCTAGCCTGAGCGCCGGGGTGAAGCCGCTGGTGCCCGGCGACCACTATGCGGGGGCGGAGGCACTGCTCGCGCGGCTGCAGTTAGAGGGTGATGCTCCTGCAGATGACATATCCCCGCCTGCGGCGGATGCTTCTGCCCCTGTTCCAAGGCCTGCCAAGCCGGCCTCCACTGTTTACACGAAGGAGCTTTCCGAGGCGGTCAAGCATTTTCAGGAGCGCAATGGGCTTGAGGTGGATGGCAAGCTGGGCCAAGGCACGATCACCGCGCTGAACGTGACGATGGCGCAGGACGTGCAGAAGATGGACGACACACTGGAGCGGTTTCGGTGGCTACCGGACAACTATCAGCAGCCGCGCGTTCTTGTGAACCTGCCTGAGTTTATGCTGCGCGCCTATGGGCCGGACCACACGCTGGCCTTCACGATGCGCGTGGTGGATGGCGAGGCCAAGGGCTTCCATGACACGCCGATGTTCGTGCGGCTGATGCGCTATGTGGTGTTCCGGCCGTACTGGAACCTGCCGCCGTCGATCATCAAGAAGGAGATTGTGCCGCATCTGCAGAAGAATGGCATGGGCTATCTGGCTGCGCATGGCTATGAGGTCACGACACGCAATGGGACTGTGGTGCCGAACGCGACGCTCTCCGACATCGCGCACCTGCGTTACACCGTGCGGCAGAAGCCGGGGCCGCAGAACTCGCTGGGGCTGGTGAAGTTTTTGTTCCCGAATGAGTATGACGTGTACATGCACTCGACGCCGGAGCTGGCGCTGTTTGGGCTTTCGCGGCGTGACAAGTCGCATGGCTGCGTACGGCTGCAACATGCGGACCAGATGGCGCTGTGGGTGCTCGGCGGCGACCAGAAGGACCCCGAGAACCAGACGACTTGGGACGCCGACTCCGTGCACGATGCGATGAACGACGAGGACAAGAACAACAAGACGGTTGGTCTGCGCACACCGCTGCCTGTGGTGCTTGCGTATATGACCGCGCTGGCGGATGAAGATGGCAACATGCACTTCTTCAACGACATCTATGGCTATGACAAAGACCTTGAGACGGCGCTGGCGAAGGGACGGCCATATCCGCAAGGCACGGTGAAGATCAACCCGAAGCTTACTCCAGGCGAGACCGAGTAG
- a CDS encoding amidase, which yields MTPDGKASLLDATRRRFLAVSTAAGLGGTLFPGVLFALAAEPSVAQTPGAPAEPPTFKPITPEMIEQAAAISGLTFTEEQRRLMVDGLTSLRNGIETVRKLDIPNSVAPSLVFDPVPPGAVLDTVRKPIKLGPAPKVSVEVNASSETASESLAFLTVRELSELLRTRKVTSTVLTKMYLARLRRYDPQLHFVITFTEDRALKQAADADREIATGKYRGPLHGIPWGAKDLLAVKGYPTTWGAGPYMDQHFDYDAEVVKRLDAAGAVLVAKLTLGALAQGDLWGSEARFARTRNPWNPRQGSSGSSAGSASAVSAGCVGFAIGTETQGSISSPSTRCGVSGLRPSFGLVPRTGAMALSWSMDKIGAITRSVEDCAIVLHTIYGPDQHDLSVQNAAFNPDFTLDVRKLRVGYIKSAFDTPELKLPEKPADAKELDGYNRRVERIKANHQRELYDLQYATKTLDVLRSMGITLIPMELPKFPFGSITGMLTAEAAAAFDDLTRTGKDELLIGQSPGDWPNSFRTLRFYSAVDYINASRARTLALAQMTEAFAPFDVIVTPSSGIQLSATNLCGQPAVIIPNGVRGDDAPAAPEGPDGAPNISGGPGTPVSITFLAPLYQDAKACALAHAYQLKTGFQKLHPKLS from the coding sequence ATGACTCCTGATGGGAAGGCCTCTCTGCTGGACGCCACGCGTCGCCGTTTTCTTGCTGTCTCCACCGCCGCCGGGCTCGGCGGGACGCTCTTTCCCGGCGTCCTCTTCGCTCTCGCAGCAGAGCCGTCCGTAGCGCAAACGCCGGGCGCGCCCGCAGAGCCACCTACATTCAAACCCATCACACCGGAGATGATCGAGCAGGCCGCCGCCATCTCCGGCCTCACGTTCACTGAAGAACAGCGCAGGCTAATGGTCGACGGCCTCACCTCGCTGCGCAACGGCATCGAGACCGTCCGCAAGCTCGACATCCCGAACTCCGTCGCACCCTCGCTGGTCTTCGACCCCGTGCCGCCGGGCGCTGTGCTCGACACCGTGCGAAAGCCCATCAAGCTCGGTCCCGCGCCCAAAGTCTCCGTCGAGGTCAACGCCTCCTCCGAGACCGCAAGCGAGTCGCTAGCATTCCTCACCGTGCGCGAACTCAGCGAGCTGCTGCGCACGCGCAAGGTCACCTCCACGGTGCTCACAAAGATGTACCTCGCCCGCCTCCGCCGCTACGACCCGCAGCTGCACTTCGTCATCACGTTCACTGAGGACCGCGCGCTCAAGCAAGCCGCAGATGCAGACCGCGAGATCGCCACCGGCAAATACCGCGGCCCGCTGCACGGCATCCCCTGGGGCGCAAAAGATCTCCTCGCGGTCAAAGGCTATCCCACAACCTGGGGAGCCGGCCCCTACATGGATCAGCACTTCGACTATGACGCCGAGGTGGTCAAGCGGCTGGACGCAGCAGGCGCAGTGCTCGTCGCAAAGCTCACGCTCGGGGCCCTCGCGCAAGGCGACCTCTGGGGTTCTGAGGCTCGCTTCGCGCGCACGCGAAACCCATGGAACCCGCGTCAGGGTTCCAGCGGAAGCTCCGCCGGCAGCGCCAGCGCGGTCTCCGCGGGCTGCGTAGGTTTTGCCATCGGCACAGAGACGCAAGGCTCTATCTCCTCACCCAGCACGCGCTGCGGCGTCAGCGGGCTTCGGCCGAGCTTCGGCCTCGTCCCGCGCACCGGCGCCATGGCGCTCTCTTGGTCCATGGACAAGATCGGCGCCATCACGCGCTCCGTCGAAGACTGCGCCATCGTGCTGCACACCATCTACGGGCCCGATCAGCACGACCTCAGCGTGCAGAACGCGGCCTTCAACCCGGACTTCACCCTCGACGTCCGCAAGCTCCGTGTGGGATATATCAAGTCCGCCTTCGATACTCCCGAACTCAAGCTCCCGGAGAAGCCTGCGGATGCTAAAGAGCTCGACGGCTACAATCGTCGCGTCGAGCGCATCAAGGCAAACCATCAGCGCGAGCTCTATGACTTGCAGTATGCAACCAAAACCCTCGATGTCCTTCGCTCGATGGGCATCACGCTGATACCGATGGAGCTGCCGAAGTTCCCCTTCGGCTCCATCACAGGCATGCTCACGGCCGAGGCTGCTGCTGCGTTCGATGACCTCACCCGCACAGGCAAGGACGAACTGCTCATCGGCCAAAGCCCCGGCGACTGGCCAAACTCCTTCCGAACCCTGCGTTTCTACTCAGCTGTCGACTACATCAACGCCTCGCGCGCCCGCACCCTCGCACTCGCGCAGATGACCGAAGCCTTCGCTCCCTTTGATGTCATCGTCACGCCCAGCAGCGGCATCCAGCTCTCCGCAACGAACCTCTGCGGCCAGCCGGCCGTCATTATTCCAAACGGTGTGCGTGGCGACGACGCTCCCGCAGCGCCCGAGGGGCCGGACGGAGCTCCCAATATCTCCGGCGGCCCGGGAACGCCGGTGTCAATCACCTTCCTCGCCCCGCTCTATCAGGATGCGAAGGCCTGTGCATTGGCCCACGCGTACCAGCTGAAGACCGGCTTCCAGAAGCTGCACCCGAAATTAAGCTGA
- a CDS encoding YafY family protein codes for MRRADRLFRIVQMLRSGRLKTARALAERLQVSERTIYRDVRDLQLAGQPIEGEAGVGYTLRRDFDLPPLMFTPEELTALVLGARLVKAWGGAENVAAANSALARIEAVLPPELASRLDAIALYAPGFKMTMSQRKLLDALHKGCLNRTVLAFRYTRLGEDESRGEHRTVRPLALTFWSGVWTLAAWCEMRNDFRTFRIDRIAEFVATDRIFTSQRGQRLEDLMKKLRAEPKWQEATRSRLE; via the coding sequence ATGCGGCGAGCCGACCGTCTGTTTCGCATCGTCCAGATGCTGCGCTCCGGACGCCTGAAGACTGCCCGCGCGCTGGCGGAGCGGCTCCAGGTCTCCGAGCGCACCATCTACCGCGACGTGCGCGATCTCCAGCTCGCCGGTCAGCCCATCGAAGGCGAGGCCGGCGTCGGCTACACGCTGCGCCGCGACTTCGACCTGCCCCCGCTCATGTTCACACCCGAAGAACTCACGGCCCTCGTGCTCGGCGCTCGCCTCGTCAAAGCCTGGGGAGGCGCGGAAAACGTCGCCGCCGCCAACTCCGCGCTCGCCCGCATCGAAGCTGTTTTGCCGCCAGAGCTAGCCTCGCGCCTCGACGCCATCGCGCTCTACGCCCCAGGCTTCAAGATGACCATGTCGCAGCGCAAGCTGCTCGACGCACTGCACAAAGGCTGCCTCAACCGCACCGTTCTCGCCTTCCGCTACACACGCCTCGGCGAGGACGAGTCCCGCGGCGAGCACCGCACCGTGCGCCCACTCGCGCTCACCTTCTGGTCCGGCGTCTGGACGCTCGCCGCCTGGTGCGAGATGCGCAACGACTTCCGCACCTTCCGCATCGACCGCATCGCGGAGTTCGTCGCAACCGACCGCATCTTCACGTCACAGCGCGGCCAGCGCCTCGAAGACCTCATGAAGAAACTCCGCGCCGAACCCAAGTGGCAGGAGGCTACTCGGTCTCGCCTGGAGTAA
- a CDS encoding alanine--glyoxylate aminotransferase family protein has product MIRKTRLFTPGPTPLLPAAQFAMAAADIHHRTPEFRALYTRVLAQLKEFVGTKNDVIILSSSGSGAMEASVSNLTSPGDRVLVLSAGKFGERWSGLCKAFGCEVDLVSKPYGQTFDLDEVKAALKPETRCVFLQANETSTGARHDVEAISKLLKDQKSEALLIVDGITGLGTSTLDMDAWGVDVLIGGSQKAVMIPPGLSYLAVSDRAWDRMEATHNPRYYFDLRKERKNAKNGESAYTPAVALIAALGAALDWIAAQADGNLVEGRKKLVDNAETIAAMTRAAVEAMGFKLFTNSPGAAATAVLAPEGVDSGLIVKELKSRFAAIITNGQGEMKGQIFRIAHLGFFDYMDTIALIGALEQVVVKSLPQLGAKFGDGLIAAQKVYAERTAAK; this is encoded by the coding sequence ATGATTCGGAAGACACGCCTCTTTACGCCGGGACCCACACCTCTTCTTCCTGCAGCGCAGTTCGCGATGGCTGCGGCCGATATTCACCACCGCACGCCGGAGTTTCGCGCGCTGTACACCCGCGTGCTCGCACAGCTCAAAGAGTTTGTCGGCACAAAGAACGATGTGATCATCCTCTCGTCGTCGGGCTCGGGCGCCATGGAGGCTTCGGTCTCGAACCTCACCTCGCCGGGCGACCGCGTGCTCGTGCTCAGCGCCGGCAAGTTCGGCGAGCGCTGGAGCGGCCTGTGCAAGGCCTTCGGCTGCGAGGTCGACTTGGTCAGCAAGCCCTACGGCCAGACCTTCGACCTTGATGAAGTCAAGGCCGCACTCAAGCCCGAGACCCGCTGCGTCTTCCTGCAGGCGAACGAGACCTCCACCGGCGCGCGCCACGATGTAGAGGCGATCTCCAAGCTGCTCAAGGACCAGAAGAGCGAAGCCCTGCTGATCGTCGACGGCATCACCGGCCTCGGCACCAGCACGCTGGACATGGACGCCTGGGGCGTCGATGTGCTGATCGGCGGCTCGCAGAAGGCAGTCATGATCCCGCCTGGCCTCAGCTACCTCGCCGTCAGCGACCGCGCCTGGGACCGCATGGAAGCCACGCACAACCCGCGCTACTACTTCGACCTCCGCAAGGAGCGCAAGAACGCGAAGAACGGCGAGAGCGCCTACACACCGGCAGTCGCATTGATCGCTGCTCTCGGCGCGGCACTAGACTGGATCGCAGCGCAAGCGGACGGCAATCTGGTAGAGGGCCGCAAGAAGTTGGTGGACAACGCCGAAACGATCGCCGCGATGACGCGCGCAGCCGTGGAAGCGATGGGCTTCAAGCTCTTCACCAACTCGCCCGGTGCAGCCGCAACGGCAGTCCTCGCGCCGGAAGGTGTGGACTCGGGCCTGATCGTGAAGGAGCTGAAGTCGCGCTTTGCAGCCATCATCACCAACGGTCAGGGCGAGATGAAGGGCCAGATCTTCCGCATCGCCCACCTCGGCTTCTTCGACTACATGGACACCATCGCCCTCATCGGCGCTCTGGAGCAGGTTGTCGTCAAGTCACTCCCTCAGCTCGGCGCTAAGTTCGGCGACGGCCTCATCGCAGCGCAAAAGGTCTACGCGGAGCGGACAGCGGCGAAGTAG
- a CDS encoding VOC family protein: MSKFESNAVTWFEIPTSNFKRATEFYESLLDVKLRAFPGPEPCNMFPIEQGGVGGCIVQREGHKPSNAGALVYLNAEGKLDASLKRAEKLGVKVLVPRTEIPGGFGFYACVQDSEGNHVGLHSSLF; the protein is encoded by the coding sequence ATGAGCAAGTTTGAGAGCAACGCCGTCACGTGGTTTGAGATTCCAACCTCCAATTTCAAGCGGGCCACCGAGTTTTACGAGTCGCTGCTGGACGTCAAGCTGCGCGCGTTTCCCGGCCCCGAGCCCTGCAACATGTTCCCCATTGAGCAGGGCGGCGTAGGCGGCTGCATTGTGCAGCGCGAAGGCCACAAGCCCTCGAACGCCGGGGCACTCGTCTACCTCAACGCCGAGGGCAAGCTCGACGCCTCTCTCAAGCGCGCAGAAAAGCTCGGCGTCAAGGTCCTCGTGCCGCGCACCGAGATCCCCGGCGGCTTCGGCTTCTACGCCTGCGTGCAGGACTCCGAGGGCAACCACGTCGGCCTGCACAGCAGCCTATTCTAA